Genomic segment of Dehalogenimonas alkenigignens:
GCGCTAAGTCCGCTATTTGTCTTCAACCATCGGAATTCCGGTACCCGTCGCCCGGGCGATGATCTTTCCAGCCGAGGTGGCAACCCGGATTTCAGCCATCACGGCGCGCCTGCCGGCTTTGATTACCTGGCACTCTGCCTCAAGTTCGTCGCCTGGTTCGGACGGATTCAGGAAGTGGGTATTGAACTGAGCGGCGACGGTCGGATATTTTACGGAATTAACCGCGTAGCCGAAAGCGGAATCAGCCAGCGTCATGATGATTCCGCCGTGTATCGTGCCGACAAAATTACAGAATTCGGGCTTGACACGCAGCCGCACCCGGGCGAATCCCTCGGCAATTTCAACGAGCTCGATTCCCAGCACCCGCCGGGCCGGTTCCGCCGCGGCCGCCTGAAGCATCCGCTGGATGTTTTCCTGGCTCACGAACCAGCGCCTTGTTCCAAGATCCGGTACACAGCCTTCATGTCCAGCGAATTCCGAACCAGATCGGCCAGAGCGTCATAGTGTTTCTCTTTATCCAGCGGTGCGTCGTAGGTACGCTCTGGAATTCCTTTGCGCCGCCGCAGATTGTTTAGCAGCCCCCGGCGGAAACCATGACTCTGGAAAATGCCGTGAATATAACTGCCCATAACCGTGCCGCTTTCGTTGATACTCCCGTCCGCATAGTCGGCCGCGCCGTCCTGGGTCAGAGTGATTTGAAACGGCTGGTGACGGCTCTCGGTCCGGCCCATATGGATCTCGTACCCGTATATTGCCTCTCCCTTGAGGCCGGCCAGCAATCCGCGATCCTCGGTGATGACACCTTTGACCTGGGTGGTAGCCTTTTCACGGGCAAAGGTTGTCTCGGCTTCAATCAGTCCCAGGCCTTCAACCGTGTCCCGGTCGGATTCAACGTGGTCCGGATCATGAATCAGGCGCCCCAGCATCTGGTAGCCGCCGCAAGCGCCGAAGACCGGCGTACCAGCCCTGGCTTTCCGGACAACAGCGCCGGCGACGCCGGACTGAGTAATCGCCAGCAGATCGGGCACCGTGGTTTTTGAACCCGGGATAATAATCAGATCGGGATCGCCTAACTCCTCCGGGCGGCTTACATAACGCAAATTGGCGCCGTCTTCTTCGAGCGGATCGAAGTCGTCGTAATTGGAAATCCGGGGACTGCGTATCACCGCGATTTCCAGGTCGGCGCTGGATTGGCGGTTGCGCCGCTCATCGAGATATACAGAGTCCTCCTGTGCCAGTAAAATGTCACGGTAATAAGGCACCACTCCCAGGACCGGTAGGCCGGTACGCTTCTCAAGGAAATCATTGGCGTCTTTAATCAGGCTGACATCGCCGCGGAATTTATTGATGATGAAGCCCTTGACCAGTTTGCGTTCATCTTCATCGAGAAGTTCCAGCGTACCGACCAGAAAGGCATAGACGCCGCCGCGGTCGATGTCGCCGCACAGCAGCACCGGGGCCTCAGCCAGCTTGGCGATGCGCATGTTGGCTATCTCGCGAGGTTTGAGGTTGATTTCCGCCGGGGAGCCGGCTCCTTCGATAACCACGATATCGTATTTTTGTCTCAGGTAATTCAGGGATTCCTCGACTTTTTCCAGCAGGAAAGAAGTGTGCTGGTAATAATCCTTGGCTGAGGTAGTTTGATAGACCTTGCCGTGGAGCACGATCTGTGACCTTGAGTTTGCCTCAGGTTTAAGGAGCACCGGATTCATATGTATGCTGGGGGCGATGCCGGAAGCCTCGGCCTGCATCGCCTGGGCGCGGCCGATCTCGCCGCCCTCCGGGGTCACAAAAGCGTTCAGCGCCATATTTTGCGACTTGAATGGAGCCACTCGGTAGCCGTCCTGTTTGAAGATCCGGCACAGCGCGGCGACCAGGACGCTTTTACCGACATTGGACGAGGTACCCTGTACCATGATGACTTTGGCGAGGTTGACCGATGCGTTCGTTTCCATGTCAGCTATTATAACAACTGGATTGTTTCAGGGCTATCTGCATAACCCGTCTTCGGGTTTGCTTTACAAAGCGGCACCCCGAAGCTAAAATATCCTCGTTCATGCGGGTGTAACTCAGTTGGTAGAGTGCCTGCCTTCCAAGTAGGTTGTCGCGGGTTCGAGTCCCGTCACCCGCTTAGTACATTGTATTGTGACCAGTAAAACATTGCCGCTGCCAGCTGGCGTTTTTCGTCTTCCCCGGTTCCCCATTTTTTCAGGGGCGTCCGTGGCGTGTCTATTAAATACAGGCGTGGCTTGATTGGATAATTACGCTCTTTTCCTTCTTGACGAGACTGGCTTTATAGAGTGCAACCAGAAAGCCGAAGAACTCTTTGGGGCAGTCCGGGAAGAGCTTATCGGCCGCACCCCCAGCGATTATTCTCCTCAGAGGCAGCCTGACGGGCGTATATCCCGGGACAAAGCCCGGGAGAAAATACGCGCCGCCATGGACGGCGCTCCCCAGTTGTTTGAATGGAAACATCTTAAAGCCGACGGCACGTGCATTGACACCGAAATCAGCCTGAACCGCATCGGGGACGGCGACCGGCGGATAGTCATGGCGATCGTCCGGGATATCAGTGACTTGAAAAAAGCCGAAGAGTCACGTCTTGAATCGGAGCAGATGTTCCGTTCCATCGTTGAGAACTCCCATTCCGGCATTTTTACCGTCGATGAAGCCTTTACCATCACTTACGCCAATGATATGGTCAGTTTATTGCTCGGACTTCCTAATGACCGGATAGTCGGGCGTGATTTCCGGGAGTTTCTTGATGAAGAAAGCGCAAATCTCGTGGTTGACAACTACCTGCGCCGTCAGCGGGGCGAAAGCTTGCCCGCAAGATATGAGTTCAATATCGTCACCGCCTCCGGTGACAGGCGCCGGGTCGAAATAAGTTCAAATATGATCCGGGATACCGCCGGCCGCCTGAAGACCGTGG
This window contains:
- a CDS encoding PaaI family thioesterase produces the protein MSQENIQRMLQAAAAEPARRVLGIELVEIAEGFARVRLRVKPEFCNFVGTIHGGIIMTLADSAFGYAVNSVKYPTVAAQFNTHFLNPSEPGDELEAECQVIKAGRRAVMAEIRVATSAGKIIARATGTGIPMVEDK
- a CDS encoding cobyric acid synthase, whose translation is METNASVNLAKVIMVQGTSSNVGKSVLVAALCRIFKQDGYRVAPFKSQNMALNAFVTPEGGEIGRAQAMQAEASGIAPSIHMNPVLLKPEANSRSQIVLHGKVYQTTSAKDYYQHTSFLLEKVEESLNYLRQKYDIVVIEGAGSPAEINLKPREIANMRIAKLAEAPVLLCGDIDRGGVYAFLVGTLELLDEDERKLVKGFIINKFRGDVSLIKDANDFLEKRTGLPVLGVVPYYRDILLAQEDSVYLDERRNRQSSADLEIAVIRSPRISNYDDFDPLEEDGANLRYVSRPEELGDPDLIIIPGSKTTVPDLLAITQSGVAGAVVRKARAGTPVFGACGGYQMLGRLIHDPDHVESDRDTVEGLGLIEAETTFAREKATTQVKGVITEDRGLLAGLKGEAIYGYEIHMGRTESRHQPFQITLTQDGAADYADGSINESGTVMGSYIHGIFQSHGFRRGLLNNLRRRKGIPERTYDAPLDKEKHYDALADLVRNSLDMKAVYRILEQGAGS